The genomic window GCCAGCAAATGTTCTACTTACTAGTCAGAAGAATTATCCACTGCTACAAAGTTTAAGGCCTgttgaatgttttgtgtgtgtgtgtgtgtgtgtgtttactcttgCTACGAAAATTGACACAAATATCTGTCACTTGGTGCAATTTGCAAAACACATGTTGCAGTCATTGGCCTTTTCGCACACCAGCACTTTGGATCCAAAGTTTTTACATACTGACCGGAGTTGAAAGCGTTCATCCATCAACTGGTTTACGCCAGTTCTGCTTAGGATTAGCACAACTGAGAATGACTTTCCTGGTCAACAATTCCATGAAAAATCTCTAGGCAGTCACAATACTTGGATCATGAActcacattaaacaaaaaatgtgtaATGGCCTGAAGGCTGTTACAGAATCCAAAAAATCTCAAAGTTGCTTAACATGTCAGACCAGAAATACCCCATCTCCTCTTCGGTCTAACAGGAACTCTCATCAGCAAAAGCTTTGAGAACCATCCAGGGACGAGCTGACTTCAGAGATCCAGCCTCCGGCCCTGCGTGGTGAGCTGGATGTGGTCGGTGAGGAGGTGGTGCCATGGTAATACTGAGAGCCGCACGAGCGTCAGTGACTTCCTTCGCTGGGGGCGGGACTTTCGGAACGCCCCTCCTTCAGACTCCCAGACTGCTTCTTCTGTTTGCTCTTGGACTTCCTCAGCATCCGCACCTGCTCAGAACAAGAAACAGCATTTCAGTGGGTAATACTCATTATGTAGTTGATAATATCCAATGTGTTGTTATTATAGTCTAGTCTGAGCTAAAATTCCAACTAGAACTAAAACTCAAATGTCACACATGTAACATAAAGTATCTTATATATAGCATAAACATCATCAGTTTGACTtgtgttgaagaaaacctgccctaaagaaaatatgtataaaatacaaatacaaatttttAGCAGCACAATTTGTGCAGCACAAAGGATAGcactgtatgtgcatgtgagagagtgagagagagttagagaggcAGACAAGGGTTCAGACCTTCGGTCCAGCGGCAGAGATGATGATCTGACCGGGCGCTTGGATCCAGGGCTCTCCGTCTACCTGCACTGGGATGGGCTTAGTCAGTATAATACGGATGTAGTTCCCCTGAGCGATCCGAATGCCAGACCGGAGTCCACTCTGGACCTGACCCTgaagcatacacacaacacatgcagacacacacatacactttcataCATCAGTGAACAGCTGCCACGAGGCTCTGACTGGATGAAAAATGGTCACTGAGGCAGTGTAACATGAGCAGAGGGCAGCAGACTCACCATATGCACAACCCCCGTCACTCCTACCACTTCCAGCAAACCGTCGTCTATACGAGGCTTCCCGTAACGCGAGTCATTATCCGAACCCCACAGGTCAGCACCAGAACCCCagctacagaaaacacaaaacacaaaccacagtcTTCTCTAAAAATGTGTATtggtccgtctgtgtgtgtgcgtgtgtgtgtgtgtgtgtttgtgtgtgtggacgcacatgcatgcgtgcgtgcatgcatgcgtgcgtgcgtgcgtgcgtgcatgcgtgggtgggtgggtgggtgggtggaggggggggtcaGGGGGTGGTGGTCTCGGCTTACAAACCCCACATTTAGGAAATCCaagagagactgttttactatgaaatggaaagagaggagaaccGTATGTATTTTGTCTTGTAATACCTTGGAATATTAAGAAAGATCAGGCCTTCTATACTGGGGAGTTCCACGTCCTGTTTGTCAACTTGTAGTTTCAGGTCTTTGTGTAGATTACGTGTGTGACTCAGTTTCTGCAGACCcaccttcacatacacacccttgTTGTGGAACctacaatacacaaacattatttCTTAACTGTCACCGATGCCTGTTCCATTCAACACATTCCTTCACCCTTTTCACTACACTTCAAAACTacattctttcattcagtcaCTTGCAGGGTTTGAGAATTACCCGTGCCTTCAGGCGACACATTGATTCATTTAATATGTATCATCTGATTAAAGCAAATGTTTCAGGATTGAGTGTGGTCCTGAAAAGACTCGCCTGCTGTTGAATTTGTCAGGTTCTTCTTCTCGTGCGTGGTGGAAGTCCAGACTGAGTTCAGCGTCAATGCCCAGTCCAAAGTAGTTATTCATCTGTACTATCTGTTTAAGAGAGTTCAGTTAACTTCCAAGAATGTCTCCAAACAGCTAAAACATTAAAGAGCAGTGTCTCTCCCCTGCGAGAAAACGTGAGTTGTGCGGTGGGGCTGCTTTAAAATACCTTGGGAGGTTCTAGAAAGCCGTTCTCTTTTCCGTCCTCTGTCATCTCCTGCGCGTCCAGCAGTATGGTCCAGCGGTCCATCAGAACTTCCTCTGCTTCATCCACTGAGACGAGGATGCTGAAGGGATCCTCTCCACTGTAGCCTGCCCCCCAGCGCAGCACGCGGGCCAGGTCATTGCCTGGACAGCCAAAGAGCGCCGTTTAGCTGACGATGCCTGATTCTTATGCTACTACAACAAAACGATGCTAGTAAAATGatatcatgatttttttttttctccagtgtgatACCGTTCATACTGACCTGTGCCCAGAGGTACCACGCTGATGGCTGGTTCTGGACAGGCCAGTTTGTGTCGGATGGCTTCTAGGACCCCCAGGACCCAGCCTATGGTACCATCCCCACCACACACCAGGATACGGAAATGTTTGACATCTCTGAATGTGTGcagactgttaaaaacacacacacacatacacacacacacacacacacacaaaaacatacaaacacattaaaactcaCATGGTCAGAAGATTCATGCATTTTTACCCCAAATTAAGTGCTCTGGCACTCTCGTCAAATCTTTATTTAATTCTAACACCATCTACATGTTTATCATCACCACATCTCGAGAATGAAGAATAGTGTTGAATCATCCCCAAAGTCTTCCTAAAACAGTGGACATTTAATTTTTGACCTGTGATTAGCCCCATTCTTACCCAGGCAGCGGCCCTCCACTGGTGAGCTCAAAGACTTGGTGTGGGTTCAGAAGCTTCCGGAAACTGTACAGAATCTCTCTGCCTTTCAGTCCTCCGCTTTTAGGGTTAACAAAGACCAGCAATGGGGAACAGCCTTTGGCAATCTTATCATGCTGCAGGGACAGAACCGCAGTAGCATAAGCCATTCACTATGTCCAAGAGATACAAAGTAAAAATCTCATGACATTGCTTTAACACCCCTGCAATGTCATAGAAATACCAAATTAAATATTGCATTGCAGTAAAACCAATGGCCAGTAGAGGGTGCTAGTACACATCATATAGCCCTAAATTACCTCAGCTGATGAGCAGTTCCCAAAGTAACTACACATGAAAGGAGCAGCATGATCTCTAATCACATAAAAGACACGCAGAACTCATATCCTACCCTGCAAGGCTAGACTGGTGGAGGAGGTCTGGAGAAGTAAAGgcaacagaaacacaatacaTGTCCATTACCTTTTGATCATCTCTACAGACATGGGCTTACCAAGATTTCTGGAATAACCAGTGAGCTGAGCTGTTTGCCATGGATGGTGGAGTCTTTGGCCAGCATATAGATCCTTTCTGCCTCGGAAAAACAGGTGATCTGCAGAACCACAGCACCTGCGACCAAACCGTACAGTTAAGAAGACAATTTAAGTCTGCGCGTGGCTCAAGGTCATCTCAAGGTCTTTTGAACTCGTGTGATCCTAACGCTCCCGGAGCGTTGGGGAAAGGTTAGGGAGCGTATGCCGTGAAACAGAGCGTGCCAGAGGGGTAGGGGAGTTTTCTGTCAGTTCCTCCtcagcactgctcctcacagCGGAGCATTGTTTCTGAAACAAGGCTCTCATTTAAGGAACAGAGGGACAGGCCTCTTTAGCCTGCCACACAGGGCTACACAGCAGCTACTCATCCCAGTGTATGCACCAGCGACAGTGTTGTCAAATAGAGTGCTGCTGTCCCAAACCAGCAGTATATTTGAGGACAATCACTGCCCTCTCATTTTAGGATGAACGTGCCCAGATGTCAGAGGACATTTCCTGTTAATGCACTAAGGGGCATGTGAGAGGACCaagtcactcattcactccaTGACCCTGGATTTACGGGGACTCGTAATTCTGGAGTGTTGCCATGGGAACGTGCTTACCTTGACCAGCATACACGTGAGTGATGGTGACCAGGTGACCTGTTAGAAAAAGGggggcaaacagagagagagagagagagagagagagagagagagagagaaaatgctaaaTTTAATTGAGCTCTATATCATCCTTCACCACGGCTACAATCCCTAATACCCTGAACACATGTCCTCCAGCTCAGAAAACAAAAGGTCTAACTCAATATAAAGGGGCAGCTTTTTTCGGAGGACAGATTCCAGGAAAGATTAAtcgtatgaaaaaaaaaaagggtttgagAGGATAAAAAGCTCAAATCTGAGCAGTCCGTGCGGTGCTTTAGCTGTACATAAAGCTGTCGAGCTTACTTTTGATGGCCAGGTGCTCCTGTAGCAGCTCCGTGTACCCGTCTTTACTTAAATCCACGGGTAGCCCTCCCACCAGCAGATTCACCTGGACCACCCTGTTCTTATTCTCCACTATGTAGAATCGAGTCTGATTCATCTGCTTCAGGGAAATCTgaagcataaacacacaaacacacacacaaacacacagatgaagaaGGAAAGTTGCTTGTGATGATCAGTCTCATTTGCTTCAGTGCACAGCGAATGCTGTGAAATACCAGCGAGATTCCACATACCTTTCTTATCTCCTGCAGTTTGTCCAGCACAAGTTCTTGACCAGTCAGTACTTGCCGCTGAACTGAGGGTGGGTAGAGAATGTGAGAAATGAAGGGGATGTTAGTAGAACTCCCTAAACAGAATGTACATACACTGGAGCAGTTCTGGGGCAAAGCACAGACGTTTACCAAGAACTATGAAAGAGGTCTTTATTTCCTAATATGTCTATGCGTGGAGATGAATACTCGGTATTCCAAGATGCGGTTAGTTAAGACCACAGTGGATGAAATCACAATCATGCAAGCCctaaaaaaacatacatcagCGCACGTAATATGACCAACAGACCTACATGTCTTCCTCCAATACTGTGACAAattctgtcacttttttttttttcaccttgttTGCTGTTCATGAGGACCTCCACAAGGTTATAGTCAGCCGCGTTTTCATCCTGGAGGGATTTACATAGACACAGAGGCATGACGTTTACCAAGGTTACTAGGATCTTCTAAAAGACAACGCGCATGGTGCCGGGTAGTCACTGCGCACTGTCTATAAAATGTCATAATCATGTTATCATCCTCTCGTAACTCAAGCGTGTGATCCTGTCTTCAGTGTTACGTCAACATGGATGGGAAATACCTGTTTGCCCAGCTGAGTGAGAACTTCTTTAATGACGGAGTCTACTGTACTGCTCTTCCcgacagagatggagatgtaAGCCACACCCAGCCTGATAACACAGGACAACAAGATACAAAAAGATAATACTTTTTAGAGGAACAATTTGCTAAAATGATTTCTTTCATCTACTTCTAGATACATAAACTACCTGATGGAAATGAAGCATTTGATCCCATAATAAGTCATGAGAGACTCGTCTGTTTTCATCTCATAAAGTAAtactatgtttaaaaaaaaaaaaaaaacattactgttgGATTATGTCATTCAATGGTAGCCAGTTAAAGTCAGACTGaatcatttctcttttaatgCCGAATACTCGTTAAGTCGTGACGGAGAATATTATATTAGCCATTTCATGCATAACAGTGTTTATACAGCACTCAGTGGAGTTATCAAAATAAGAATGGCATACGTCAAC from Chanos chanos chromosome 2, fChaCha1.1, whole genome shotgun sequence includes these protein-coding regions:
- the dgkq gene encoding diacylglycerol kinase theta, whose amino-acid sequence is MADSGRMKHGNPGAESPSASPSSGRKKAQQSPGSRTRYQVSAPGHCFRRVTLTKPTFCHHCSDFIWGLIGFLCEVCNFMSHEKCLKHVKTVCSSMAPTLVRVPVAHCFAPAGHKKRFCCVCRKHLEGSTALRCEVCELHVHSDCAQFSCSDCRLCHQDGDQDYDTFHHHWREGNMSSGARCEVCRRTCSSSDVLSGMRCEWCGLTAHASCYVIVPPECSFGRLRNMILHPACVRICSRNFSKMHCYRISENSQSELDSLDDVDTQTPVTTKENQPATSPDTGKQILKVFDGDDAVKRNQFRLVSIPRITKNEEVVEAALRAFYIPDEPQDYELQTYGQHTLLTDDIINRNGAPDNKSVFKDGVPEAWLLRAKPKESEVLKIYAGWLKLGVAYISISVGKSSTVDSVIKEVLTQLGKQDENAADYNLVEVLMNSKQVQRQVLTGQELVLDKLQEIRKISLKQMNQTRFYIVENKNRVVQVNLLVGGLPVDLSKDGYTELLQEHLAIKSHLVTITHVYAGQGAVVLQITCFSEAERIYMLAKDSTIHGKQLSSLVIPEILHDKIAKGCSPLLVFVNPKSGGLKGREILYSFRKLLNPHQVFELTSGGPLPGLHTFRDVKHFRILVCGGDGTIGWVLGVLEAIRHKLACPEPAISVVPLGTGNDLARVLRWGAGYSGEDPFSILVSVDEAEEVLMDRWTILLDAQEMTEDGKENGFLEPPKIVQMNNYFGLGIDAELSLDFHHAREEEPDKFNSRFHNKGVYVKVGLQKLSHTRNLHKDLKLQVDKQDVELPSIEGLIFLNIPSWGSGADLWGSDNDSRYGKPRIDDGLLEVVGVTGVVHMGQVQSGLRSGIRIAQGNYIRIILTKPIPVQVDGEPWIQAPGQIIISAAGPKVRMLRKSKSKQKKQSGSLKEGRSESPAPSEGSH